One Oryza sativa Japonica Group chromosome 8, ASM3414082v1 DNA window includes the following coding sequences:
- the LOC107278641 gene encoding ACT domain-containing protein ACR7, translated as MDVFHVTDRLGCKLTNDSVITYIEQSLGMWNGPTRPMALEGLTALELTGADRTGLISEVFVVLADMDCGVVEGRTWTHRVHLGCLIFLRDEETDTERMA; from the exons ATGGACGTCTTCCATGTCACCGACCGCCTCGGTTGCAAGCTCACCAACGACAGCGTCATCACCTACATCGAGCAG TCTCTGGGGATGTGGAACGGGCCAACGCGGCCGATGGCGCTCGAGGGGTTGACGGCGCTGGAGCTGACAGGGGCCGACCGGACGGGGCTCATCTCGGAGGTGTTCGTCGTGCTCGCCGACATGGACTGTGGCGTTGTGGAGGGCCGCACGTGGACGCACCGCGTCCACCTCGGCTGCCTCATCTTCCTCCGCGACGAGGAAACCGACACCGAGAGGATGGCATGA